In Bacteroidota bacterium, a single window of DNA contains:
- a CDS encoding DUF5103 domain-containing protein translates to MELYKMKLNRLIKTSIALVFVMGWLQGYSQIPDHIYKPSIHAVKLFKAGDIYSYPIINLNGNQLLELHFDDMDADYKFYYYTFQLCNADWTPADLPPFDYISGFQTNRITNYRYSSLSLTRYTHYQLFFPERNCKPNRSGNYLLKVFLNNDTSKLVFTKRMMVVENKSNVAAQIQQPFNSTMFMSHQKILVTVKTLTPLNILTPQDIKVVLLQNNAWPTSKLLTRPNIFRGNYFEYNDEIQNSFPAGKEWRYINLVSLRLMSDHMQRIDNKPARTDIFVKPDLERTKGTYLYYRDLNGSFILENDENLNPYWQSDYAYVHFSYFPPGNRPYEGRSVYMFGELTQFEVNDSSKLEFNPERGAYERTLLLKQGFYNYSYVTLSDKNKENNLPDFDNTEGNHWGTENNYTILVYYRSFGGRADELVGFASLNSAFQRQQ, encoded by the coding sequence ATGGAATTATATAAAATGAAACTTAACCGCCTTATAAAAACTTCAATTGCACTGGTATTTGTAATGGGTTGGCTGCAGGGATATTCGCAAATTCCAGATCATATTTACAAACCCAGTATTCATGCTGTTAAATTGTTCAAGGCGGGTGATATTTACAGTTATCCTATTATCAATCTTAACGGCAATCAATTGCTTGAGCTCCACTTTGATGATATGGATGCGGATTATAAGTTCTATTATTATACTTTTCAGCTTTGTAATGCTGACTGGACTCCGGCAGATCTTCCACCATTCGATTATATCAGCGGATTTCAAACCAATAGAATCACAAATTACCGCTACTCATCTCTTTCACTTACCCGCTACACTCATTACCAGCTTTTTTTTCCTGAACGCAATTGCAAGCCCAACCGTTCCGGAAATTACCTGCTAAAAGTTTTTTTAAATAATGATACATCCAAACTTGTTTTTACCAAGCGTATGATGGTGGTGGAAAATAAATCAAACGTGGCTGCACAAATTCAGCAACCGTTCAACAGCACAATGTTCATGAGTCATCAGAAAATATTGGTTACGGTAAAAACATTAACCCCTCTAAACATTCTTACACCACAGGATATTAAAGTGGTTTTATTGCAGAATAATGCATGGCCTACTTCAAAACTTCTTACCCGGCCAAATATTTTCCGGGGAAACTATTTTGAATATAATGATGAGATACAAAATTCTTTTCCGGCCGGAAAGGAATGGCGGTATATCAACCTTGTAAGTCTGCGGCTAATGAGTGACCATATGCAACGTATCGATAATAAACCTGCCCGAACAGATATTTTTGTAAAACCAGATTTAGAACGCACAAAGGGTACTTATTTATATTACCGGGATCTGAATGGTTCTTTCATACTAGAGAATGATGAAAACCTCAACCCTTATTGGCAGAGTGATTATGCATATGTCCATTTTAGCTATTTTCCGCCAGGGAACAGACCTTATGAAGGTAGAAGCGTTTATATGTTCGGGGAACTTACACAGTTTGAGGTTAATGATTCAAGTAAACTGGAATTCAACCCGGAAAGAGGGGCTTATGAAAGAACATTATTGCTGAAACAAGGTTTTTATAATTATAGTTACGTAACACTCTCAGATAAAAATAAAGAAAATAATCTCCCGGATTTTGATAACACTGAAGGCAATCACTGGGGTACTGAAAATAATTACACGATACTTGTTTACTATCGTTCTTTCGGCGGTCGGGCAGATGAATTGGTTGGTTTCGCAAGTCTGAATTCTGCATTTCAAAGACAACAATAA
- the fsa gene encoding fructose-6-phosphate aldolase: protein MKFFIDTANLAQIKEAHELGILDGVTTNPSLMAKEGIKGEAAIMNHYKAICDMVDGDISAEVISTDFDGIVAEGKKLAKIHKNIVVKVPMIKDGVKAIKWFTDNGIRTNCTLVFSAGQAILCAKAGAAYVSPFIGRIDDSGWDGVQLIEQLSHIYTVQGYETEILAASIRNPNHIIRCAEAGADVCTCPLDSILGLLKHPLTDIGLAKFLEDAKKTM, encoded by the coding sequence ATGAAATTTTTTATTGATACTGCGAATCTTGCCCAGATCAAAGAGGCTCACGAATTAGGAATTTTGGATGGAGTTACTACAAACCCATCGCTAATGGCAAAAGAAGGCATTAAAGGTGAGGCCGCCATTATGAACCATTATAAAGCAATTTGCGACATGGTTGATGGTGATATCAGCGCTGAAGTAATATCAACTGATTTTGATGGTATCGTTGCTGAAGGCAAGAAGCTGGCAAAAATTCATAAGAATATTGTGGTGAAAGTTCCGATGATCAAAGATGGAGTGAAAGCGATAAAATGGTTTACTGATAATGGCATCCGTACCAACTGCACATTAGTTTTTTCTGCTGGCCAGGCGATCCTTTGTGCTAAAGCAGGTGCAGCCTATGTTTCTCCGTTCATTGGTCGTATTGATGATAGCGGCTGGGATGGTGTGCAATTGATAGAACAACTTTCACATATTTATACGGTGCAGGGTTATGAAACAGAAATTCTTGCGGCTTCTATCCGCAATCCTAATCATATTATTCGTTGTGCAGAAGCCGGTGCTGATGTTTGTACCTGTCCATTAGATTCAATATTAGGTTTGCTAAAACATCCCCTTACTGATATTGGCCTTGCCAAATTTTTGGAAGATGCAAAAAAGACAATGTAA
- a CDS encoding DUF2784 domain-containing protein — protein sequence MLKLLDIFYTCLHLLIISFNLFGWIWPQTRKLHLIVVTTTLLCWFGLGIWYGWGYCPVTDWQWDVKEKLGETNLPNSFVKYFADKVTGRDFPPPLVDRVTLISFIVAIIITIYVNFIRKSFKK from the coding sequence ATGCTAAAACTGCTGGATATATTTTACACCTGTCTTCATTTACTTATTATCAGCTTCAATTTATTTGGCTGGATATGGCCGCAAACAAGAAAACTGCATTTAATTGTTGTAACTACTACCCTTCTTTGCTGGTTTGGACTTGGCATCTGGTATGGATGGGGCTACTGCCCGGTTACTGATTGGCAATGGGATGTAAAAGAAAAACTCGGAGAAACTAACCTGCCCAATTCCTTTGTAAAATATTTTGCCGATAAAGTTACCGGCAGAGATTTCCCACCGCCACTTGTTGATCGTGTCACATTAATCAGCTTTATTGTTGCAATTATTATTACGATATATGTAAACTTCATCCGGAAATCCTTTAAGAAATAA
- a CDS encoding VOC family protein gives MNQQLVHIALVVTDYDEAIQFYTEKLNFELIEDTPQSETKRWVLVSPRGTGNCKLLLAKGANEEQQSRIGNQTGGRVFLFLQTDNFQRDFDEYKSKGVEFVRPPSHEEYGTVAVFKDLYGNLWDLIEFKKS, from the coding sequence ATGAACCAGCAACTCGTACATATTGCATTAGTCGTAACAGATTATGATGAAGCAATTCAATTTTATACTGAAAAATTAAATTTTGAATTGATAGAAGACACACCACAAAGCGAAACAAAGCGATGGGTATTGGTATCACCACGTGGAACCGGCAACTGCAAACTACTACTTGCAAAAGGTGCAAATGAAGAACAGCAATCTAGGATTGGCAATCAAACAGGTGGTCGTGTATTTTTATTTCTTCAAACTGATAACTTCCAAAGAGATTTTGATGAATACAAATCAAAAGGCGTTGAATTTGTAAGACCTCCATCACACGAAGAGTATGGAACTGTAGCTGTTTTTAAAGATCTGTATGGAAATCTTTGGGATTTGATCGAGTTTAAAAAATCTTAA
- a CDS encoding class I SAM-dependent methyltransferase yields the protein MDLIKSLKARLFASQLRKPGFLFGKKVGLQMNAGNAFLYDFTLNAMQLKDQESILEIGFGNGKFFKQIFSKANNLKLSGIDYSAEMVRVAKTLNKDLIQPGNLVLINGNSDAMPFSENQFDKVFCINVIYFWDDPAAHLKEVYRVLKPGGKFYAVIRSKEQMQYMPFTKYGFNMHNETEWLDLLNKSGFKNLSVLPITEPAVKHKGKEYILQSLCFEAIK from the coding sequence ATGGATTTAATAAAGAGTTTAAAAGCCAGGCTATTTGCATCTCAACTGCGAAAGCCTGGCTTTTTATTTGGTAAAAAAGTAGGATTGCAGATGAATGCCGGAAATGCCTTCTTGTATGATTTTACATTGAACGCAATGCAGCTTAAAGACCAAGAGTCAATTCTCGAGATCGGATTTGGCAACGGAAAATTTTTCAAACAGATATTTTCAAAAGCAAATAATCTAAAGTTATCCGGTATTGACTATTCAGCCGAAATGGTAAGAGTAGCAAAGACATTGAATAAAGATCTAATCCAACCAGGCAATCTTGTTTTAATAAACGGCAATAGTGATGCAATGCCTTTCAGCGAAAACCAGTTTGACAAAGTTTTTTGTATCAATGTCATTTATTTCTGGGATGATCCTGCTGCCCATCTGAAAGAAGTTTACAGGGTATTGAAACCTGGTGGAAAATTTTATGCTGTAATCCGAAGCAAAGAACAGATGCAGTATATGCCATTTACCAAATATGGCTTTAACATGCATAACGAAACAGAATGGCTTGATCTGCTCAATAAGTCAGGTTTTAAAAATTTATCTGTACTGCCTATTACTGAACCTGCAGTAAAACATAAAGGGAAAGAATATATTTTACAGTCGCTTTGCTTCGAAGCAATAAAATAA